Sequence from the Mycobacterium florentinum genome:
GAACAGCGCCGATCGAGTCGATGGCCGAGATAAACGAAAAGGCTCGTCCGGCAAGGTAATCGGACGACCCGGAGCACCAGAAGCCGATGTCCGTGCGGGCGATGCCCAGCTCCTCGTAGAGCTGGGCGAAGCACGGAATCAACATCTCGACGCCGTTGGTGGTGCCGTCGGTGCGGCGTACATGCGGGGCGTGGGCAAAGCCGACGACCGCAACATTGCGTTCGCTCATGTGCAGGTGGGCCCTTTACAGGTGGTGCTTGTAGGTGTCGTACTCGGCGTCCGGTTCACCGGTGGGCCGGAAGTACTCGATGTTGTCGATGCCAAAACTCCACTCCTCGCGGGGCTTCCACACCGCTTCCACTCGCATGCCCATCCGCACCTCGTGTGCATCGATGTCGGCGACCAGATGCAGGAATGGAATGTCGGCGCCGTCCAGCAGCACATAGGCGGCCACGTAGGGCGGCTTGATGCGCTGACCCTGGAACGGGATGTTGATGATCGCGAACGTCGTCACGGTGCCCTTGTCCGGCAGCTCGACGAAGTCGGTGGTGGGCTGGCCGGTGGCCGGGTCCGCGCCGTGCGGCGGGAAGTAGACCTTGCCGTTCTTCCCGGTGCGCGCGCCCAGCAGCTTGCCTTCCGCGATGGCGCGCAGGTAGGCGCTTTCCTCGTGTGAGGCGGTGTGCTGAATGGTCAGCGAGACGGGCGTGACGATCATCGTGACCGGGTCTTTGTCGCTCGCTGAGTCCGCGGGTCCCTCGGGCTCGGCGTCCTCGCCGAGCGCGAAGTAGGCGATGTCGGTGATGGCGCCCACCGTCTCGTCGGCCCAGTGCACGTGCACCCGCGCGCCGGTCTTGATCTTGTCCGGTTCGCCCGCGTCGACCGCGTGCAGCAGCGGGGTGTCGGCGCCGTCGAGCTTGATCAGGGCCCAGGCGAACGGCCGGTCCAGCGGTTCGCCGCCCAGCGGTTCGGGCTGCCAGGTCCAGGACACCACGGTGCCGACGGACGAGACCGGTACCATCTCGCCAAGCGGTTCATAGGTAACCGGGTCGTATTCCGCCGGTGGCACATGCACCCGGCCATCCGATCCGCGCACCCCGAGGACATGGTGCTCACGCAGTGCGGTGAAGAACTTGCTGAGCGTGGTCCCCACTGAACGGGTGTAGTCGAAGGACAGAGTTAACGGCGCTGAGAGGGGCGGCTCGGAGTGATCGATCGTGGTCGGGCCGCTCGAAGTGGCTGTCACGCCTTCGAGTAGAACAGGTTCTAAGAACCGATTCAATATCGGGTCCGGTTCGGCCGGGAAAGGTGCGAGAAATGAAGCTGGGTTTGCAGCTGGGATATTGGGGCGCTCAGCCGCCGGAGAACCACGGCGAGCTCGTCGCCGAGGCGGAGGCCGCCGGATTCGACGCGGTGTTCACCGCCGAGGCGTGGGGTTCCGATGCCTACACGCCGCTGGCCTGGTGGGGCTCGTCGACGCGGCGGGTGCGGCTGGGCACATCGGTTGTGCAGCTCTCCGCGCGGACCCCGACCGCGTGCGCCATGGCCGCGCTCACCCTCGACCACCTGTCCGGTGGGCGGCACATTCTCGGGCTGGGGGTGTCCGGGCCGCAGGTCGTGGAGGGCTGGTACGGCCAGTCATTCCCGAAGCCGCTGGCCCGCACCCGTGAGTACATCGACATCATCCGGCAGGTGTGGGCGCGCAAAGAGCCGGTGACCAGCGACGGCCCCCACTACCCGCTGCCACGGACCGGCGAGGGCACGAGCGGGCTGGGTAAGCCGCTCAAGCCCATCACCCACCCGCTGCGCGCGGACATCCCGATCATGCTGGGCGCCGAGGGGCCGAAGAACGTCGCGCTGGCCGCCGAGGTCTGCGACGGCTGGCTGCCGATCTTCTACACCCCGCGGATGGCCGACACCTACAACGAGTGGCTGGAGGAGGGCTTCGCCCGGCCGGGCGCGCGCCGCAGCCGCAAGGACTTCGAGATCTGCGCGACGGCCAACATCGTCATCACCGAGGACCGCGGCGCCGCGTTCGCGGCCATGAAGCCCTACATCGCGCTCTACATGGGCGGCATGGGCGCCGAGGACACCAACTTCCACGCCGACGTCTATCGCCGGATGGGTTACTCCGAGGTGGTCGACGACGTCACCAAGCTGTTCCGCAGCAACCAGAAGGACAAGGCCGCCGAGATCATCCCCGACGAGGTCATCGACGACGCCGCGATCGTCGGCGACGCTGACTACGTCCGTAAGCAGATCAAGGCATGGGAGGCCGCCGGCGTCACGATGATGGTCGTCTCCGGCCGCTCTCCCGAGCAGGTCCGCGACCTCGCCGCGCTGATCTAGGCCCGGGCTTGCCCCGTCAATAGAACGGGTTCTAGATTGACCGGATGACTGTGTCGCAGCACACCATCGCGGGCACCGTCCTCACCATGCCGGTGAGGATCCGCCAGGCAAATCAGCACATGGCGATGTTCTCGGTGGACGCCGACGCCGCTCAGCATCTGATCGACTACAGCGGCCTGCGGGTCTGCCGCTACCTGCCCGGGCGCGCGATCGTGGTCCTGATGCTGATGCACTACATCGACGGCGACCTGGGCCAGTACTACGAATTCGGCACCAGCGTGATGGTCAACCCGCCCGGGTCGACCGCGAGCGGGCCGCGCGCCCTGGGCTCGGCCGGCGCCTTCATTCACCACCTGCCCGTCGACCAGCCGTTCACGCTCGAGGCGGGGACGAAGATCTGGGGCTATCCGAAAGTCATGGCGGACTTCACGATTCGCGAGGGCCGCCAGTTCGGCTTCGACTGCGTGATAGACGGGCAATTGGTGATCGGCATGGACTTCCGTCCCGGCCTGCCGATTCGGCTGACCCCACGCCAGCAGGCGCAGCGCAGCTACTCCCACCGCGACGGGATCACCCGCGAGACCGCCTTCGAGCACACCCTGGACGGTGTGCGGACGCGCCTTGGTGGCGTGAGCGTTCGGCTGGGCGAGCACCCCTATGCGAAAGAACTTGCGTCGCTTGGACTTCCGAAGCGCGCGATGTTATCCAGCTCTGCTGACCACGTTCAAATGACATTCGGTGACGCCCAGGAGATCTCATGACCATGATCAAACCCGACGTCGACTTGACCGACGGGGCTTTCTACGCCGGTGACTCCCGACCTGTCTACAAGTGGATGCGCGAGCACGAGCCGGTCTTCCGGGATCGCAACGGGCTGGCCGCGGCGGCGACGTATCAGTCCGTCATCGACGCCGAGCGCAACCCCGAGCTGTTCTCGAATGCCGGCGGCATCCGCCCCGACCAGCCGGGCGTCGAGATGATGATCGAGATGGACGATCCGCAACATCTGTTGCGCCGCAAGCTCGTCAACTATGGGTTCACCCGCAAGCGGGTGAAGAACCTCGAGGCCTCGATCACCTCGCTGTGCGACACGCTGATCGACGCGGTGTGCGAACGCGGCGAGTGTGATTTCGTCTGGGACCTGGCCGCGCCCCTGCCGATGGCGGTCATCGGCGACATGCTCGGTGTGCGTCCCGAGGAACGCGCGATGTTCCTCAAGTGGTCCGACGATCTGGTCAGTTCCTTGAGCAGCACCGCGGCCGAGGCGGATATCCAGGTCACGATGGAGGCGTTCGCCACCTACAGCCAATACATGATGGGCATGATCGAGGCCCGCAAGAAGGAAGCGACCGACGACCTGGTCAGCGTCCTGGTGCATGCGGAGGTCGAAGGGTCCAAATTGGAGGACCACCAGATCGTCACCGAGGTGCTGCTGCTGCTGATCGGCGGCGACGAGACCACGCGGCACACGCTGTCGGGCGGAACGCGGCAGCTGCTGCTGCACCCCGATCAGCACAAGCGTCTGGTGGGTGATTTGAGCCTGCTGCCCAACGCAATTGAAGAGATGCTGCGCTGGACCGCGCCGGTGAAGAACATGGCCCGCACGATCACCGCCGATACCGAGTTCCATGGGACCCAGTTGCACGAGGGCGAGAAGATGATCCTGCTGTTCGAGTCGGCGAACTTCGACGAGAAGGTCTTCGAGGAGCCGGAGAGCTTCAACATCGAGCGCTACCCGAACAACCACCTCGCGTTCGGCTTCGGCACCCACTTCTGTCTCGGCAACCAGCTTGCCCGTCTCGAGCTGTCGATCATGCAGACCCGCCTGTTGCAGCGCCTGCCGGACCTGCGGCTGGCCTCGGATGCCGCGCTGCCGTTGCGTCCGGCGAACTTCGTGTCCGGCCTGGAGAAGATGCCGGTCGCATTCACCCCGAGCGCGCCACTCGGCTAAGCCTTTGCGCCGTGCCCCACCTTTACGCCTTGCCCCACCTTTACGCCGAACGTGCTCTGGTGGCGGGATTTAGGCGATTTTCTCGCCCTGAGAGCACGTTCGGCGGGACCAG
This genomic interval carries:
- a CDS encoding cytochrome P450, with the translated sequence MTMIKPDVDLTDGAFYAGDSRPVYKWMREHEPVFRDRNGLAAAATYQSVIDAERNPELFSNAGGIRPDQPGVEMMIEMDDPQHLLRRKLVNYGFTRKRVKNLEASITSLCDTLIDAVCERGECDFVWDLAAPLPMAVIGDMLGVRPEERAMFLKWSDDLVSSLSSTAAEADIQVTMEAFATYSQYMMGMIEARKKEATDDLVSVLVHAEVEGSKLEDHQIVTEVLLLLIGGDETTRHTLSGGTRQLLLHPDQHKRLVGDLSLLPNAIEEMLRWTAPVKNMARTITADTEFHGTQLHEGEKMILLFESANFDEKVFEEPESFNIERYPNNHLAFGFGTHFCLGNQLARLELSIMQTRLLQRLPDLRLASDAALPLRPANFVSGLEKMPVAFTPSAPLG
- a CDS encoding LLM class F420-dependent oxidoreductase encodes the protein MKLGLQLGYWGAQPPENHGELVAEAEAAGFDAVFTAEAWGSDAYTPLAWWGSSTRRVRLGTSVVQLSARTPTACAMAALTLDHLSGGRHILGLGVSGPQVVEGWYGQSFPKPLARTREYIDIIRQVWARKEPVTSDGPHYPLPRTGEGTSGLGKPLKPITHPLRADIPIMLGAEGPKNVALAAEVCDGWLPIFYTPRMADTYNEWLEEGFARPGARRSRKDFEICATANIVITEDRGAAFAAMKPYIALYMGGMGAEDTNFHADVYRRMGYSEVVDDVTKLFRSNQKDKAAEIIPDEVIDDAAIVGDADYVRKQIKAWEAAGVTMMVVSGRSPEQVRDLAALI
- a CDS encoding Zn-ribbon domain-containing OB-fold protein, which encodes MTATSSGPTTIDHSEPPLSAPLTLSFDYTRSVGTTLSKFFTALREHHVLGVRGSDGRVHVPPAEYDPVTYEPLGEMVPVSSVGTVVSWTWQPEPLGGEPLDRPFAWALIKLDGADTPLLHAVDAGEPDKIKTGARVHVHWADETVGAITDIAYFALGEDAEPEGPADSASDKDPVTMIVTPVSLTIQHTASHEESAYLRAIAEGKLLGARTGKNGKVYFPPHGADPATGQPTTDFVELPDKGTVTTFAIINIPFQGQRIKPPYVAAYVLLDGADIPFLHLVADIDAHEVRMGMRVEAVWKPREEWSFGIDNIEYFRPTGEPDAEYDTYKHHL
- a CDS encoding acetoacetate decarboxylase family protein: MTVSQHTIAGTVLTMPVRIRQANQHMAMFSVDADAAQHLIDYSGLRVCRYLPGRAIVVLMLMHYIDGDLGQYYEFGTSVMVNPPGSTASGPRALGSAGAFIHHLPVDQPFTLEAGTKIWGYPKVMADFTIREGRQFGFDCVIDGQLVIGMDFRPGLPIRLTPRQQAQRSYSHRDGITRETAFEHTLDGVRTRLGGVSVRLGEHPYAKELASLGLPKRAMLSSSADHVQMTFGDAQEIS